A region of Lichenibacterium dinghuense DNA encodes the following proteins:
- a CDS encoding NUDIX domain-containing protein: MVAIRSTKLVHDGWLKLRVATLSGDDGVEFTREIEDHGPAVAVLPYDPERRVALMVRLPRAPVLLMGAACDFLEAPAGLRDDGEEPEDAARREAEEEVGVRLGALEEAGHAWSMCGVSTERMHLFLAPYAAEDRTGEGGGLAHEHENIAVVEAPLAELAALADRNALDDMKTLCLVQTLRVRRPELFG; encoded by the coding sequence ATGGTCGCGATCAGGTCCACGAAGCTCGTCCACGACGGCTGGCTCAAGCTCCGCGTCGCCACGCTGTCGGGCGACGACGGCGTGGAGTTCACCCGCGAGATCGAGGACCACGGCCCGGCCGTGGCCGTGCTGCCCTACGACCCCGAGCGCCGCGTGGCGCTCATGGTCAGGCTGCCCCGCGCGCCCGTGCTGCTGATGGGCGCGGCCTGCGACTTCCTCGAAGCGCCCGCCGGCCTGCGCGACGACGGCGAGGAGCCCGAGGACGCCGCGCGCCGCGAAGCGGAGGAGGAGGTCGGCGTCAGGCTCGGCGCGCTGGAGGAGGCCGGCCACGCCTGGTCGATGTGCGGCGTGTCGACCGAGCGCATGCACCTCTTCCTCGCCCCCTACGCGGCCGAGGACCGCACGGGCGAGGGCGGCGGCCTCGCCCACGAGCACGAGAACATCGCCGTCGTCGAGGCGCCGCTCGCCGAGCTGGCCGCCCTCGCCGACCGCAACGCCCTCGACGACATGAAGACGCTGTGCCTCGTGCAGACGCTGCGGGTGCGGCGGCCGGAACTGTTCGGCTGA
- a CDS encoding type II toxin-antitoxin system RelE/ParE family toxin has translation MKVEFTATALRQLSTIAEELEAFSPAWAAEVGGSIERTLRRLSDHPFSGRAQDVPGVRKAVVLKGRYLLYYEVLLERGVVRMLAIVHPRRRRPYRDG, from the coding sequence GTGAAGGTCGAGTTCACCGCAACGGCGCTGAGGCAACTCTCCACGATCGCGGAAGAGCTCGAGGCTTTCTCTCCCGCTTGGGCGGCGGAGGTCGGCGGCTCGATCGAACGGACCCTCCGTCGCCTGTCGGATCACCCCTTCAGCGGCCGAGCGCAGGACGTGCCGGGCGTCCGAAAGGCGGTCGTGCTCAAGGGACGATACCTGCTCTACTATGAGGTATTGCTGGAACGCGGTGTCGTTCGCATGCTCGCCATCGTACATCCGCGTCGCCGACGGCCTTACCGGGACGGTTGA